Sequence from the Ochrobactrum vermis genome:
GGTCAGCAATACGGTAGACGCACCGAGATTGGAGACCCCGACCGCTGTCGGCAATATGCCTTCGATGACCCAGGGCTGGCGACCGAACTCCGCGACGATCCAGCCCATTTCGGCTGCAATCCATGGCAGCGGTATCGCAAATACGGCAACACGCAACAAGAACGGGTAACGGTCGAGTTTACGACGCGCAGACAGCACGAAGAATGTGCCCGTCAGCAGGATCAGGAAGAAGCCGATGCCGACCATGATGCGGAAGGCCCAGAACAGAGGCAGGACGCCAGGAACGGTATCGTTCGCTGCCTGCGTGATCTGTGCGTCGGTTGCCTGACGCGGATCGTCGACATAACGTTTCAGCAGAAGCGCGTAGCCCATCCACTGGCTGTTGTCGGCAAAGACGTCCTTGACCTCCTGCGGAACAGCGTTCGTATCGCCAGCCGCGCGGATTTTCTGCAAGGCGTCATAAGCGACGATACCGTTGCGGATATGGTTTTCAGCACTTTCAACAAGATCGTTGATGCCCTGAATAGGGGTTGTGAGAGACCGTGTACCGATCAGGCCCATGACCCATGGAATATGTACTGCGAAATGGGTTTCACGCGCTGCCTGGTCCGGGAAGCCGAATACGGTGAACGAAGCCGGAGCTGGTTCTGTTTCCCACATGGCTTCGATAGCAGCGATCTTCATCTTCTGGTGTTCATTGGCCAGATAACCGCTTTCATCACCAAGGACGACCACGGAAAGCGTTGCGGCCAGACCGAAGGATGCCGCGATAGTCATCGAGCGCTTGGCGAGCTCCACCGAACGGCCCTTGAGCAGATACCAAGCCGAAACACCGAGGACGAACACCGACGCTGTGACATAACCGGCGGAAACCGTATGCACGAACTTGGCCTGTGCGACCGGGTTCATCAGCACCGCGAAGAAATCGGTGATTTCCATACGCATGGTTTCAGGGTTGAACGCTGATCCGACTGGGTTCTGCATCCAGCCATTGGCGATCAGAATCCACAGCGCCGAGAAATTGGAACCCGCCGCGACCGCGTAGGTCGCCATGAGGTGCCCAACTTTCGACAGGCGATCCCAGCCGAAAAAGAACAGACCTACAAAGG
This genomic interval carries:
- a CDS encoding cytochrome ubiquinol oxidase subunit I; the protein is MELDIVSLSRLQFAITALYHFLFVPLTLGLSVLLAIMETVYVMTGRLIWRQMTKFWGTLFGINFVMGVATGIVMEFQFGMNWSYYSHYVGDIFGAPLAIEGLMAFFLEATFVGLFFFGWDRLSKVGHLMATYAVAAGSNFSALWILIANGWMQNPVGSAFNPETMRMEITDFFAVLMNPVAQAKFVHTVSAGYVTASVFVLGVSAWYLLKGRSVELAKRSMTIAASFGLAATLSVVVLGDESGYLANEHQKMKIAAIEAMWETEPAPASFTVFGFPDQAARETHFAVHIPWVMGLIGTRSLTTPIQGINDLVESAENHIRNGIVAYDALQKIRAAGDTNAVPQEVKDVFADNSQWMGYALLLKRYVDDPRQATDAQITQAANDTVPGVLPLFWAFRIMVGIGFFLILLTGTFFVLSARRKLDRYPFLLRVAVFAIPLPWIAAEMGWIVAEFGRQPWVIEGILPTAVGVSNLGASTVLLTILGFVALYTVLFIIEMGLMIRAIKAGPEPDSKPEAILAPASIAPAE